A single Brachyspira hampsonii DNA region contains:
- a CDS encoding GGDEF domain-containing protein — MNDIIKVINILNEIPEPFSVDGIIKTFEASSKDFIKSFAIYFHKDNTAESRLWYVSENKLVINEKENNREYILSARGNRFGSIIINTNKNKNEILILINYLSIILYSEKLSFLANRDKLTGLYNRGYIIKYLQEKETSDEIYSIVIIDLDKFKHYNDTYGHNIGDHVLKLASKVMKDSLKSIENKSVLARYGGEEFIVVFDIQNKNELFNAMEKIRKFITETDFSTEEYSLKATASLGGAIKEKNASLRTFINKADQSLYNAKETGRNKSVILDL; from the coding sequence ATGAATGATATTATTAAAGTAATAAACATATTAAATGAAATACCAGAACCATTTTCTGTAGATGGGATAATAAAAACTTTTGAAGCTAGTTCTAAAGATTTTATAAAAAGTTTTGCAATATATTTTCATAAAGATAATACGGCAGAATCAAGATTATGGTATGTATCAGAAAATAAATTGGTTATAAATGAAAAAGAAAACAATAGAGAATATATCTTATCTGCAAGAGGAAATAGATTCGGTTCTATAATAATAAATACTAATAAAAACAAAAATGAAATATTAATACTTATTAATTACCTTTCAATAATACTATATAGTGAAAAATTATCATTTTTAGCAAACAGAGATAAACTTACAGGTCTATACAATAGAGGATATATTATTAAATATCTTCAAGAAAAAGAAACTTCAGATGAAATATATTCTATAGTAATAATAGATTTAGACAAATTCAAGCATTATAATGATACTTATGGTCATAATATAGGAGACCATGTATTAAAATTAGCCTCAAAAGTGATGAAGGATTCTTTAAAAAGCATAGAAAATAAATCTGTACTTGCAAGATATGGCGGAGAAGAATTTATCGTCGTATTTGATATACAGAATAAAAATGAACTTTTTAATGCTATGGAAAAAATAAGAAAATTCATTACAGAAACTGATTTTTCTACAGAGGAATATTCTCTTAAAGCAACAGCTTCTTTAGGCGGAGCAATAAAAGAAAAAAACGCATCATTAAGAACATTTATAAATAAAGCAGATCAATCGCTTTATAATGCTAAAGAAACCGGAAGAAATAAGTCTGTGATATTAGATTTATAA